The following are from one region of the Candidatus Thorarchaeota archaeon genome:
- a CDS encoding MoxR family ATPase, protein MTGKKTRPQGQDEGSTFIAAFQMRADAAQTEKVRMVIKEQYKDAFDVLSDCENARLIPGIIGPPGIGKTLLLRAYADKSERSFSWITGDEGVRPAHLIGSFNPALVLNKGFTLESFEPGPLLKTMVSGGVFGLNEANRLPEYVQNSLLEPFEEWSVYVPRLGRIRASEDFFPVLTMNPEEMAGAHRLSEALRDRIRVWIRLGYPRKETELEIVKVNCPEYHLSDSVLELIYRLVSSTRQDTDVEVPASIRAAISIARLSAEMARRSGEDDPSHQTLSAAANYVLTGALRFRPGIVAENAVQSIIRRSLASRESGS, encoded by the coding sequence ATGACCGGGAAGAAGACGCGTCCTCAGGGGCAGGACGAAGGTAGTACGTTCATTGCAGCGTTCCAGATGCGAGCTGATGCAGCCCAGACTGAGAAGGTCAGGATGGTCATCAAGGAGCAGTACAAGGACGCATTCGATGTCCTGTCAGACTGTGAGAATGCACGGCTCATTCCCGGGATAATTGGCCCTCCGGGAATCGGAAAGACACTGCTCCTCCGAGCATACGCAGACAAGAGCGAGAGAAGCTTCTCGTGGATCACGGGCGACGAGGGAGTTCGCCCCGCACACCTCATTGGTTCCTTCAACCCTGCCCTTGTGTTGAACAAGGGCTTCACTCTTGAGTCGTTCGAGCCCGGACCACTGCTCAAGACAATGGTGTCCGGTGGTGTCTTCGGTCTCAACGAGGCGAACCGCCTTCCCGAGTACGTCCAGAACTCGTTGCTTGAGCCCTTCGAAGAGTGGAGTGTCTATGTCCCGCGACTTGGCAGGATACGGGCCAGCGAGGACTTCTTTCCCGTATTGACAATGAACCCTGAGGAGATGGCAGGCGCACACCGGCTGTCCGAGGCATTGAGAGATAGGATAAGGGTCTGGATCCGCCTCGGCTATCCGAGAAAGGAGACAGAACTTGAGATTGTGAAGGTCAACTGTCCGGAGTATCACCTGAGTGACAGTGTGCTGGAGCTCATCTACAGACTGGTCAGCTCCACCAGACAGGACACGGACGTGGAGGTCCCTGCTTCGATACGTGCAGCGATATCGATTGCGCGGCTGTCCGCTGAGATGGCCCGGAGATCAGGTGAGGACGACCCGAGTCATCAGACTCTGTCCGCCGCTGCAAACTATGTCCTCACAGGTGCGCTCAGGTTCAGGCCCGGCATAGTTGCCGAGAACGCGGTTCAGAGCATCATCAGGCGCAGTCTTGCGTCGAGGGAGAGCGGGAGCTGA